The genomic DNA AGTGTTGATGGTGTATTGAACATCGATTCTGCTTTAATATGCGTAGTATAATCCAACATTGTTGGAATCGGGCGCTCAACTTTTCCAAGGGCTGCATCCTTTACAATTACCAAAGTAGCTCCTGATGGTCCAAGGTTTTTCTGTGCACCTGCATAAATCAAATCGTATTTCGATACATCGATCGGGCGGCTGAAAATATCTGAAGACATATCTGCTACCAAAGGCACATCAACTTCCGGAGTAGGAATTTGTGTTCCGTAAATCGTGTTATTTGATGTATAATGGAAATAACTAACATCCGATGGTACTTCGTAACCTTTTGGAATGTAGTTATAAATGGTGTCGGCCGATGAAGCAACTTCAACTACCTCGCCAAGAAATTTTGCTTCTTTAATGGCTTTTTTCGACCATGCACCTGTATTTAAATATGCTGCTTTTTTATCCATTAAGTTGTATGGAGCCATTAAAAACTGTGTGCTGGCACCACCTTGCAAGAAAAGAACCGAATATCCTTCCGGCACTTTAAGTAATTCTTTTACCAAAGCAACTGCCTCGTCCATAACAGCAACAAACTCTTTACTACGGTGCGAAACTTCCATTACAGAAAGTCCGGTTCCGGCAAAGTTCATCACAGCCTCAGCAGTTTTTTCCTTTGTAAATTCCGGCAGAATTGAAGGTCCTGCGTAAAAATTGTGCTTCTTCATATAATACAACAATTAAGGTGAGTAATTAAATTTTTTACCTTTTAAACACCACTATAAAGTTCATGAATAGTGATTGTTTAGCCGATGAGAAAAATCAAGTTTATTTTATTTTTATGAGTTTTAAAACACTGATTAACAACACAAAAACAGATGATTAATATCATTTCCACTGTCTCCCTGACGTTAACGTTGTCGGTATCAATCTGTTATTTCATACAAAAATATCTTATTCCAATCAACAAAACCATGTTTTGCCCAATAAATGATTTTTTCGGTGTAATATTTAAAAAGAATTTAAATAGAAGGCGAATTAAAGATATAGAATGATGAATATCGATTAACGATTGTTGATTGTTGATTGAACCAAAGTGATTACTCATTTATACAAAAGCGCATCAGGTATCGTAAATATCAATATGGGTGTAGAATGAATTCAGGGATTCAAAATTTTTGTAGAAAAAAAGCCGCCTGCAAATTACAG from uncultured Draconibacterium sp. includes the following:
- the serC gene encoding 3-phosphoserine/phosphohydroxythreonine transaminase, which codes for MKKHNFYAGPSILPEFTKEKTAEAVMNFAGTGLSVMEVSHRSKEFVAVMDEAVALVKELLKVPEGYSVLFLQGGASTQFLMAPYNLMDKKAAYLNTGAWSKKAIKEAKFLGEVVEVASSADTIYNYIPKGYEVPSDVSYFHYTSNNTIYGTQIPTPEVDVPLVADMSSDIFSRPIDVSKYDLIYAGAQKNLGPSGATLVIVKDAALGKVERPIPTMLDYTTHIKAESMFNTPSTLPVFACLQTLIWLKENGGVEAMEQKNIEKAKVLYDEIDRNKMFQCTVLAKEDRSLMNVTFIMTPEYAEFEKEFLEFATAKGMLGIKGHRSVGGFRASIYNAMPVESIQALVDAMQEFEKMK